Proteins encoded by one window of Aerosakkonema funiforme FACHB-1375:
- a CDS encoding tubulin-like doman-containing protein, translating to MTQSNERNFRGINRTICIGLGGTGRDVLMRIRRLIVDRYGDLNKLPIVSFVHIDTDKAATQVSGLRTGSTYHGVDLSFRESEKISATMTSAEVTNFVQGMERRSNYDRQGPYDHIARWFPPQLLRNIKAVEEGAKGIRPVGRLAFFHNYRKIQSAIQTAENRTRGHEATLLKLGLTVEEGLNIFVVGSLCGGTGSGMFLDIAYSLRRAYKDSEAKIVAYLIISPDLYGNTPNMIANTYAALKELNHYTTPSTKFEVCYDMQTIEIVRETRPPFDYAYLVSNQTSSDYKILKQAKLCNVIAHKIALDFSGELAPVVKGMRDNFTSHMIQWDDHPRPNVQRYLTFGLAAIYFPRDIIVQIALTRISVKLVTFWLNGSGQSPDPQKLFEQFIVQYNWHSDLAQRDGFTSKLAEAVQEGNKTFVNVLNAWRNTKLEKAINECKNKDDRNGLRQTLPREFREQFRKSQPGENESTRGIWLTRLLQVSPDIFKQLKENIDEFLANLMTPGTANFSIKSGRDWLDALQRDLELYQRQLEEEIANFGGVRKLEDLEKKWRDAEQIIEDLEQKFDLPLVGGKNREVQAEAKRVVREVCDLIKHNFDLAVTQEALQIVNNLQKHIRERSTQLAAFSRLVDNLKSDYEKEESDLRQTNFDEMSGEAIFDDDDIEICYKTLLPSNDFRSQLVLLSKQVTEASGVEESIGYLMERTNQEQLQKEIDLKVDREFGSRSNQIVKSVIKRFIQNYNTSERRTRLAQVKKEAEPLLRLNLSDPYFHQTPAKRSDLVGFKDTDDSEVQQFKNILIGDSGISENALKPTQAEDEILIVTEYAGFPLRLISGLEGMRNPYMREQNLGGFLHNDSRILFTDIIPPDDRIMEELEDVFYPCLAFELMKENGENQQLEFQYYDELRDHYNTASLSQIWSQALEELANRRDMTEALKSLLDRAIANIERQPNQWEKHYLPKLRQFVDRIDKLPEDDPNYPYRATVVGVPGTTDTPPKEGIINRFRKKMDARFKSLQQNSQQRTNTSDREIVPVDVVFESAEDSQDPKLQRELDLLEQELRDGLITQKGYDIKRQQIMKKYSQ from the coding sequence ATGACTCAATCGAATGAGCGCAATTTTCGGGGAATCAACCGCACAATTTGTATCGGATTAGGCGGGACGGGTCGAGATGTTTTGATGCGAATTCGGCGGTTAATTGTCGATCGCTATGGCGATTTGAACAAATTACCAATTGTGAGTTTTGTACATATCGATACAGACAAAGCGGCGACACAAGTATCTGGTTTGCGGACGGGGAGTACCTATCACGGTGTTGACTTAAGTTTTCGGGAATCAGAGAAAATTAGCGCCACCATGACATCGGCGGAAGTGACTAATTTCGTGCAAGGAATGGAACGGCGATCGAATTACGATCGCCAAGGGCCATACGATCATATTGCCAGATGGTTTCCGCCGCAATTATTGCGAAATATCAAAGCAGTAGAAGAAGGCGCAAAAGGAATTCGACCTGTAGGAAGATTGGCATTTTTCCACAATTATCGCAAAATTCAAAGCGCCATTCAAACAGCAGAAAATCGCACGCGGGGACATGAAGCAACTTTACTCAAATTGGGGTTAACAGTTGAAGAGGGATTGAATATTTTTGTGGTCGGTTCTCTCTGCGGTGGTACTGGTAGCGGGATGTTTTTAGATATCGCTTATAGCTTGAGGCGTGCTTATAAGGATAGCGAAGCTAAAATTGTCGCTTATTTGATAATTAGTCCTGATTTGTATGGCAATACTCCTAACATGATTGCCAATACTTATGCCGCTCTCAAAGAACTCAATCATTATACCACACCCAGCACAAAATTTGAAGTTTGTTACGATATGCAAACCATAGAAATTGTGCGAGAAACGCGACCGCCTTTTGATTACGCATATTTAGTTTCCAATCAAACCAGCAGCGATTATAAAATTCTCAAACAAGCGAAATTATGTAATGTAATCGCACATAAAATTGCCTTAGATTTTTCCGGTGAATTAGCACCCGTGGTTAAGGGAATGCGGGATAATTTCACATCACACATGATTCAGTGGGACGATCATCCCCGTCCCAACGTGCAGCGATATTTAACATTTGGATTGGCAGCAATTTATTTTCCCCGCGATATCATCGTGCAGATCGCTTTAACTAGAATTAGCGTGAAATTAGTAACATTCTGGTTAAATGGATCGGGACAAAGCCCCGATCCACAAAAGTTATTTGAACAATTTATAGTTCAATATAATTGGCATAGCGATTTGGCGCAAAGGGATGGTTTTACTAGCAAATTAGCTGAAGCAGTGCAAGAAGGAAATAAGACTTTTGTTAATGTCCTTAACGCTTGGAGAAATACTAAGTTAGAAAAGGCAATTAACGAGTGCAAAAATAAGGACGATCGCAACGGTTTAAGACAAACTTTGCCTCGCGAATTTCGAGAGCAATTTAGAAAAAGCCAACCCGGTGAAAATGAAAGTACAAGAGGAATTTGGCTGACGAGATTGTTACAGGTAAGCCCCGATATTTTCAAGCAGCTTAAGGAAAATATCGATGAATTTTTGGCTAATTTAATGACACCGGGGACTGCTAATTTCTCAATTAAGAGCGGTCGCGATTGGCTAGATGCTTTGCAAAGAGATTTGGAGCTTTATCAACGACAGTTAGAGGAAGAAATTGCTAATTTTGGTGGTGTACGCAAATTAGAAGATTTGGAGAAGAAATGGCGGGATGCAGAACAGATAATTGAAGATCTCGAACAAAAATTCGATTTACCTTTGGTAGGTGGAAAAAATCGAGAAGTGCAAGCAGAAGCCAAAAGAGTAGTGCGGGAAGTTTGCGATTTAATCAAACACAATTTCGATCTTGCCGTTACTCAAGAAGCATTGCAAATTGTCAATAATTTGCAAAAGCACATTCGAGAGCGATCCACTCAATTAGCTGCTTTCAGTCGGTTAGTCGATAACTTGAAAAGCGACTACGAAAAAGAGGAAAGCGATCTCAGACAAACGAATTTTGATGAAATGAGCGGTGAGGCAATTTTTGACGATGACGATATTGAAATTTGCTATAAAACTTTGTTACCAAGTAATGATTTTCGCTCTCAGTTAGTGCTACTTAGTAAGCAAGTAACAGAAGCATCGGGAGTCGAAGAATCGATCGGTTATTTAATGGAGCGCACCAATCAAGAGCAACTGCAAAAAGAAATCGACTTGAAAGTAGACAGGGAGTTTGGCTCTCGCAGCAATCAAATTGTTAAGTCAGTCATTAAGCGTTTCATTCAAAATTACAACACTTCCGAACGGCGTACTCGTTTAGCACAAGTAAAAAAAGAAGCCGAACCTTTGCTGCGTTTAAATTTGAGCGATCCTTACTTCCATCAAACACCAGCAAAAAGAAGCGATTTAGTCGGATTTAAAGATACTGATGACTCGGAGGTTCAGCAGTTTAAAAATATTCTGATCGGCGATTCAGGTATTTCGGAAAATGCGCTCAAACCAACTCAAGCGGAAGATGAAATCTTAATCGTGACTGAATATGCTGGGTTTCCGCTGCGACTGATTAGCGGTTTAGAAGGGATGCGAAATCCTTATATGCGCGAGCAGAATTTGGGTGGTTTTCTGCACAACGATAGTCGGATTTTGTTTACCGATATCATTCCTCCAGATGACAGAATCATGGAAGAATTGGAAGATGTTTTCTATCCTTGTTTGGCGTTTGAGTTAATGAAGGAGAACGGAGAGAATCAGCAATTGGAGTTTCAATATTATGATGAATTGCGAGATCATTATAATACAGCTTCTCTCAGTCAAATTTGGAGTCAAGCTTTGGAGGAATTGGCGAATCGACGCGATATGACTGAAGCTTTGAAGAGTTTGCTCGATCGTGCGATCGCTAATATAGAAAGACAACCAAATCAATGGGAAAAACACTACTTACCCAAACTGCGCCAATTTGTCGATCGCATTGATAAATTACCAGAAGACGACCCCAATTATCCCTACCGAGCAACCGTCGTCGGAGTTCCCGGAACTACCGATACTCCACCTAAAGAGGGAATTATCAATCGCTTCCGTAAAAAAATGGATGCGCGATTTAAATCTTTGCAACAAAATTCTCAACAACGCACCAACACGAGCGATCGAGAAATAGTTCCTGTCGATGTAGTTTTTGAGTCAGCCGAAGATTCTCAAGATCCCAAACTACAAAGGGAACTAGATCTGTTAGAACAAGAGTTGAGAGATGGTTTGATTACCCAAAAAGGTTACGATATCAAACGTCAACAAATTATGAAAAAATACTCTCAGTAA
- a CDS encoding Rpn family recombination-promoting nuclease/putative transposase has product MYDNVCKFITEEFTADIATWLLGSPVKLTELSLSELSLEPIRADSLILQDVDSNLVLHLEFQTDPDPEIPFRMADYRLRVYRRFPEKRMRQIVIYLRKTNSKLVRQKTFSLENIKHKFEVIRLWERQPIEFLNPNFVGLLPFAVLSNTKNPQEILNQAAQLIEEIPEKRVQLNLVGTAAILAGLVLKEEVIKTILREDVMRESVIYQEILQTGLQRGIQQGIQQATEQFARTLLQRNMPVEEVASLTGLTIEQVQSLHNTVDNQ; this is encoded by the coding sequence ATGTACGACAATGTTTGCAAATTTATAACTGAAGAATTCACCGCCGATATTGCCACTTGGCTGTTAGGTTCACCAGTCAAATTAACTGAACTGAGTCTTTCTGAATTATCTTTAGAACCAATTAGAGCAGATTCTCTAATTCTCCAAGATGTTGATAGTAATTTAGTCCTCCATTTAGAATTCCAAACCGATCCCGATCCAGAAATACCTTTTCGGATGGCTGACTATCGTCTGCGAGTATATCGCCGTTTTCCCGAAAAACGAATGCGCCAAATAGTCATTTATTTAAGGAAGACAAATTCCAAATTAGTACGGCAAAAAACTTTTTCATTAGAAAACATCAAACATAAATTTGAGGTGATTCGCTTATGGGAAAGACAGCCAATTGAGTTTCTCAATCCTAATTTTGTGGGATTATTACCATTTGCAGTATTAAGCAACACAAAAAATCCTCAAGAAATACTCAATCAAGCTGCACAATTGATTGAGGAAATACCAGAAAAAAGGGTGCAACTTAACTTAGTTGGTACCGCCGCAATCTTAGCTGGGTTAGTATTGAAGGAAGAGGTCATTAAAACAATCCTACGGGAGGACGTTATGAGGGAATCTGTGATTTATCAAGAAATTTTGCAAACTGGATTACAACGGGGTATTCAGCAAGGTATTCAGCAAGCTACAGAGCAATTTGCGCGTACTTTGCTGCAAAGAAATATGCCTGTAGAGGAAGTAGCTAGTTTGACGGGACTGACAATTGAACAGGTACAAAGTCTACACAATACTGTGGATAATCAATGA
- a CDS encoding RpnC/YadD family protein, with amino-acid sequence MRESVIYQEILQTGLQRGIQQGIQQGIQQGIQQAKEQFARTLLQRNMPVEEVARLTGLTIEQVQSLQDSVDNN; translated from the coding sequence ATGAGGGAATCAGTGATTTATCAAGAAATTTTGCAAACTGGATTGCAACGGGGTATTCAGCAAGGTATTCAGCAAGGTATTCAGCAAGGTATTCAGCAAGCTAAAGAACAATTTGCGCGTACTTTGCTGCAAAGAAATATGCCTGTAGAGGAAGTGGCAAGGTTAACGGGACTGACAATTGAACAGGTACAAAGTCTACAGGATTCTGTGGATAATAACTGA
- a CDS encoding OmpA family protein: MRRRSRHLDDNEDLNIWPAFTDLMSNAFMILSLFLLLAIVKASILQSTSEEINDKLRQSEYKVGDLEKQLANLQQQLQQKTNQVTNLEGQVERLKSPPIIVIKDSGEYKFAVGKADLPTGLRSKIENDFVNQIERYATEYQGYIVEVIGHTDGQKNSNRYSSLDDKIAEIANGENASAIQLGSNADLGLMRALAVVQVLRDMQKKGRLKGLEFRAYSAAQLVLPKGYIPQNNGNTDEPARRRIEIRFTPPGVER, translated from the coding sequence GTGCGTCGTCGGTCACGCCATCTTGATGATAACGAAGACCTCAACATCTGGCCAGCTTTCACAGATTTGATGTCTAACGCCTTTATGATTTTGAGTTTATTCTTGTTACTAGCAATAGTAAAAGCATCCATATTACAGTCTACCTCAGAAGAGATAAATGACAAGCTGCGTCAAAGTGAATATAAAGTGGGAGACTTAGAAAAACAGCTAGCTAATTTGCAGCAGCAATTGCAGCAAAAAACAAATCAAGTTACTAACCTTGAAGGACAAGTAGAAAGACTGAAATCGCCGCCTATCATTGTAATTAAAGACTCCGGAGAATATAAATTTGCAGTTGGTAAAGCCGACTTACCAACCGGACTGCGTAGCAAAATCGAAAATGATTTCGTCAATCAAATCGAACGCTACGCAACAGAATACCAAGGCTATATCGTAGAAGTAATCGGTCATACTGACGGTCAAAAAAATAGTAATAGATATAGCAGTTTAGATGATAAAATAGCAGAAATAGCCAATGGCGAAAATGCCAGTGCAATTCAACTAGGATCGAATGCAGATTTGGGGTTGATGCGAGCATTAGCAGTCGTTCAGGTACTGCGGGATATGCAGAAAAAAGGTCGCTTAAAAGGATTAGAGTTTCGCGCCTATTCCGCCGCACAATTAGTTTTGCCAAAAGGTTACATTCCTCAGAACAATGGCAATACTGATGAACCTGCGCGGCGGCGAATTGAAATTCGTTTCACTCCTCCTGGTGTGGAGAGATAA
- a CDS encoding aldo/keto reductase: MEKNQKLFLPTMGCGTWAWGNRLLWGYDESMDDQLQTVFNLCVSNGVTLFDTGDSYGTGKLNGRSEQLLGRFSREYQGAGKEDICIATKLAAYPWRLTRKSIISACQASAKRLGKNVDLVQMHWSTANYAPWQEWRLLDGLADLYEQGLVKGVGLSNYGSKRLKQVHQKFVDRGVPIATLQVQYSLLSTYPVTELAIKEVCDELGIKLIAYSPLALGLLTGKYSEKGPFPKGIRGLLFRQLLPGIRSLTTCLAEVARSRNKTMSQVAINWCICKGTIPIPGAKTVEQAKENIGALGWQLDSGEIAELDKAAASADKKMVQNIFQTK, encoded by the coding sequence ATGGAAAAAAACCAAAAACTCTTTCTTCCAACTATGGGCTGCGGTACTTGGGCATGGGGAAACCGCCTGCTTTGGGGATACGATGAAAGTATGGATGATCAACTGCAAACCGTCTTCAATCTTTGTGTGAGCAACGGTGTCACCTTATTTGATACGGGGGATTCTTATGGAACTGGCAAATTAAATGGGCGAAGCGAACAACTTTTAGGACGCTTTTCTAGGGAATATCAAGGTGCTGGCAAAGAAGATATTTGTATTGCTACAAAGCTGGCTGCTTATCCGTGGAGATTGACCCGCAAATCAATTATATCGGCTTGTCAGGCGTCTGCCAAACGGCTGGGAAAAAATGTAGATTTGGTGCAAATGCACTGGTCTACTGCTAACTATGCTCCTTGGCAGGAATGGCGGCTTTTGGATGGTCTTGCCGACCTTTACGAACAAGGACTGGTAAAGGGAGTGGGGTTATCAAATTACGGCTCGAAACGCCTCAAACAAGTGCATCAAAAATTTGTCGATCGAGGCGTTCCCATTGCCACTCTGCAAGTTCAATATTCACTGCTATCTACCTATCCCGTCACCGAATTGGCAATTAAAGAAGTATGCGATGAATTGGGAATAAAACTGATTGCTTACAGTCCTCTGGCATTAGGTCTGCTGACAGGTAAATACTCGGAAAAAGGGCCGTTTCCCAAAGGCATCCGAGGTCTGCTGTTTAGGCAATTATTGCCAGGAATTCGATCGCTTACTACCTGTTTGGCAGAGGTAGCGCGATCGAGAAACAAAACAATGTCCCAGGTGGCAATCAACTGGTGCATCTGTAAAGGAACTATTCCCATCCCAGGCGCGAAGACTGTGGAACAGGCAAAGGAGAATATTGGCGCTTTGGGTTGGCAACTAGACTCTGGGGAGATTGCAGAACTGGATAAAGCTGCTGCAAGTGCAGATAAAAAAATGGTGCAAAACATTTTCCAAACGAAGTAA
- a CDS encoding alanine--glyoxylate aminotransferase family protein, translated as MTLTVSINNDRRLQLAPLQIPTRLLLGPGPSNAHPAVLQAMNTPPVGHLDPAFLALMDEIQTLLRYVWQTENSHTIAVSGTGTAAMEATIANSVEPGDVVLVGVMGYFGNRLVDMAGRYGADVRSISKPWGEVFSLDELRTAMATHRPAILALVHAETSTGARQPLEGVGDLCREFNCLLLVDTVTSLGGVPIFLDEWGVDLAYSCSQKGLGCPPGASPFTMSPRAAEKLQQRRHKVANWYLDMTLLSKYWGSDRIYHHTAPINLYYALREALRLIAEEGLENCWQRHQKNAEYLWQGLEDLELTLHVPREFRLPTLTTVRIPEGVDGKAISRQLLSEYNIEIGGGLGELAGKVWRVGLMGFNSRPESVDRLLEVLRQVLPK; from the coding sequence ATGACTCTCACAGTTTCAATTAACAACGATCGACGACTGCAACTCGCTCCCTTGCAAATACCTACTCGCCTGTTGCTTGGCCCTGGCCCCTCCAACGCCCATCCCGCCGTCCTCCAAGCGATGAATACACCGCCGGTGGGACACCTCGACCCAGCATTTCTGGCGTTGATGGATGAAATACAAACCTTGCTGCGCTATGTTTGGCAAACGGAAAATTCCCATACCATCGCAGTTAGCGGTACGGGGACGGCGGCAATGGAAGCAACGATCGCCAATTCCGTCGAACCAGGCGATGTCGTTCTGGTTGGTGTAATGGGCTATTTCGGTAATCGCTTGGTTGACATGGCGGGACGCTACGGTGCGGATGTGCGAAGCATTAGCAAACCTTGGGGAGAAGTGTTTTCCCTCGACGAACTCCGTACTGCGATGGCAACCCACCGTCCGGCAATCCTGGCTTTAGTCCATGCTGAAACATCCACAGGAGCGCGTCAACCTTTGGAAGGCGTCGGCGACTTATGTCGCGAATTTAACTGTCTGCTACTCGTGGATACCGTAACCAGTCTGGGTGGCGTTCCCATATTTTTGGATGAGTGGGGAGTTGACCTAGCTTATAGTTGCAGTCAGAAAGGCTTGGGTTGTCCTCCCGGCGCTTCGCCGTTTACCATGAGTCCCCGTGCGGCAGAAAAATTGCAGCAACGTCGCCATAAAGTAGCTAATTGGTATTTGGATATGACCTTGTTAAGCAAGTATTGGGGAAGCGATCGCATCTATCACCACACAGCCCCCATCAACTTATACTATGCTCTCCGGGAAGCGCTGCGTTTAATAGCAGAAGAAGGATTGGAAAACTGTTGGCAACGCCATCAAAAAAATGCCGAATACCTTTGGCAGGGACTAGAAGATTTAGAATTAACTCTCCACGTTCCGCGAGAATTTCGTTTGCCAACTCTGACAACTGTTCGCATTCCTGAAGGCGTGGATGGCAAAGCAATATCGCGCCAATTACTAAGTGAATACAACATTGAAATCGGCGGCGGACTTGGCGAACTGGCGGGTAAAGTTTGGCGTGTCGGTTTGATGGGTTTCAACAGTCGTCCGGAAAGTGTCGATCGACTCTTAGAAGTATTGCGTCAAGTATTACCCAAGTAG
- the glgA gene encoding glycogen synthase GlgA, which yields MYIVQIASECAPVIKAGGLGDVVYGLSRELGIRGHGVEIILPKYDCMRYDHIWGMHNAYRDLEVPWDGGAINCSVDCGWVHGQLCFFIEPHSSDDFFNRGCYYGCLDDHMRFAFFSKAALEFLLKTNKCPDVIHCHDWQTGLVPVMLYEIYQYHGLENQRVCYTIHNFKHQGIAGANLLEVAGLYRQEYYYDIDRLGDDQNATAINLMKGGIVYSNYINTVSPHHAWEARFTEVGCGLGHTLHKHQHKFGGILNGIDYNVWNPEVDRYIPYHYSQDNLEEKLKNKKALRERLWLGHSQKPIVCYIGRLDDQKGVHLVHHAIYYAQNRGAQFVLLGSATEPGINDHFWHEKQHLNNSPDCHIEIGFNEELAHLIYAGADMIVVPSNYEPCGLTQMIGLKYGTVPIVRGVGGLVNTVFDRDYDQNKPPEERNGYVFYQTDNQALESALDRAIDLWYKKPKEFRKLVIQGMEYDYSWNHPGAQYVGIYDYIRHK from the coding sequence ATGTACATCGTACAAATTGCCTCTGAATGCGCTCCCGTCATCAAAGCCGGAGGTTTGGGCGATGTTGTTTACGGGCTTAGCAGAGAGTTAGGAATTCGGGGTCATGGGGTAGAAATTATTCTGCCAAAGTACGATTGTATGCGCTATGACCATATTTGGGGAATGCACAACGCATATCGCGACTTGGAAGTGCCCTGGGATGGCGGTGCAATTAACTGTTCTGTGGATTGCGGCTGGGTACACGGACAGCTGTGTTTCTTTATCGAACCCCACTCCAGCGATGACTTTTTTAATCGGGGCTGTTACTACGGTTGTCTGGACGATCATATGCGCTTTGCGTTTTTCAGTAAAGCCGCTTTAGAGTTTCTACTGAAAACTAATAAGTGTCCCGATGTTATCCATTGCCACGACTGGCAAACAGGCTTAGTTCCTGTGATGCTGTACGAGATATATCAATATCACGGACTAGAGAATCAGCGGGTATGCTATACGATCCACAACTTCAAACACCAAGGGATTGCGGGTGCTAACTTACTTGAGGTGGCCGGTCTGTATCGACAAGAATACTACTACGATATCGATCGCCTGGGCGATGACCAAAACGCAACGGCGATCAACTTGATGAAAGGGGGTATAGTCTACTCCAACTATATCAACACGGTTTCGCCCCATCATGCCTGGGAAGCGCGTTTCACGGAAGTTGGCTGTGGGTTGGGACACACCTTGCACAAACACCAGCACAAATTTGGCGGGATTCTCAATGGGATTGACTATAATGTTTGGAATCCGGAAGTCGATCGCTACATTCCCTATCACTACTCTCAGGATAATCTGGAAGAAAAACTCAAGAACAAAAAAGCGCTACGAGAGCGACTTTGGCTGGGTCATTCCCAGAAGCCGATCGTTTGCTACATCGGTCGTTTAGACGATCAAAAAGGCGTTCATCTCGTGCATCACGCCATTTATTACGCTCAAAATCGAGGGGCGCAATTTGTGTTGTTGGGTTCCGCTACAGAACCTGGGATTAACGACCATTTCTGGCATGAAAAACAGCACCTGAATAATAGTCCAGATTGTCACATAGAAATCGGGTTCAACGAAGAGTTAGCCCATTTAATCTATGCAGGTGCGGATATGATTGTCGTCCCCAGCAATTACGAACCCTGCGGATTAACGCAGATGATTGGGTTGAAATACGGTACTGTGCCGATCGTGCGCGGAGTTGGCGGTCTTGTGAATACCGTGTTCGATCGCGACTACGACCAAAACAAACCGCCAGAAGAACGCAATGGCTATGTGTTCTACCAAACAGATAATCAAGCCTTAGAATCAGCGCTCGATCGCGCAATCGATCTGTGGTACAAAAAACCTAAAGAATTCCGCAAACTGGTGATTCAGGGTATGGAATACGACTACTCGTGGAACCATCCCGGCGCTCAGTATGTTGGAATTTACGATTATATCCGACACAAATGA
- a CDS encoding nuclear transport factor 2 family protein encodes MISEDKAKTIGQAWIESWNRHDLDAIMSHYAEEIEFISPFAIKLLGDASGSIKGKEALRSYFAKGLDTYPELKFELWQILTGVESLTVYYRSVKEMLAAEVMVLNSQGKIAKAIVHYSANTISKI; translated from the coding sequence ATGATTTCTGAAGATAAAGCCAAAACAATAGGGCAAGCGTGGATCGAAAGTTGGAACCGCCACGATTTAGATGCTATTATGTCCCACTATGCCGAAGAAATAGAATTTATATCCCCATTCGCGATTAAATTGTTGGGTGATGCTTCTGGCAGTATTAAAGGGAAAGAAGCGCTCAGGTCTTATTTTGCAAAAGGGCTTGATACTTATCCAGAGCTTAAGTTTGAGTTATGGCAAATATTGACGGGTGTGGAAAGCTTAACTGTTTACTATCGCAGCGTTAAAGAAATGCTCGCAGCAGAAGTAATGGTCTTGAATTCTCAAGGCAAGATTGCAAAAGCGATCGTTCACTACAGTGCTAATACCATCTCGAAAATTTAA
- the recR gene encoding recombination mediator RecR has translation MVYTRPLARLIEQLQRLPGVGPKTAQRLALHILKRSEDEVQALAQALIEAKKQVGLCQECFHLSAEPICEICRNQNRDRTTICVVADSRDVIALEKTREYKGKYHVLGGVISPMDGIGPEQLNVSPLLRRVDREKTKEVILAITPSIEGETTTLYIGGLLKPLTKVTRIAFGLPVGGELEYADEVTLARALEGRREI, from the coding sequence ATGGTTTACACACGCCCTTTGGCTCGTTTGATCGAGCAATTGCAACGTTTGCCCGGAGTTGGCCCTAAGACAGCGCAGCGGTTGGCCTTACATATTCTGAAGCGATCGGAAGATGAAGTACAAGCACTTGCCCAAGCTTTGATTGAGGCTAAAAAACAAGTTGGTTTGTGTCAAGAGTGTTTTCACTTATCTGCTGAGCCGATTTGCGAAATTTGTCGCAATCAAAATCGCGATCGCACTACCATTTGTGTAGTAGCTGATTCGCGGGATGTGATTGCTTTGGAAAAAACGCGGGAATACAAAGGTAAATATCACGTTCTCGGCGGAGTAATTTCGCCAATGGATGGAATTGGCCCGGAACAACTGAATGTTTCGCCTTTGCTACGAAGAGTCGATCGAGAAAAAACTAAAGAAGTAATTTTAGCAATCACTCCCAGTATAGAAGGAGAAACAACAACGCTTTATATCGGCGGGTTGTTGAAACCTTTGACAAAAGTAACTCGCATTGCTTTTGGTTTGCCAGTTGGCGGCGAATTAGAATATGCAGATGAAGTGACTTTGGCGCGTGCTTTGGAAGGCAGAAGAGAGATCTAA